Proteins encoded by one window of Candidatus Scalindua japonica:
- a CDS encoding putative baseplate assembly protein, which translates to MKTENNKSFRDLNDCGCCEGIAKKTPTKVYNRPGLSAIAYRVGVHSYFKQTMLANLSGSSKPALSNLTTRDNDDFSIALLDGWATVLDVLTFYQERLANESYLNTVTERLSALELARLIGYELSPGVAGNTCFAFTVEDAPGSFGEALIPDKNQLSMPSPPPIKIEAGVKVQSVPGPDEIAQIYETIEEINARPEWSSIKPRLTQPQNISIGMGSVILTGIATNLKNGDKLLIIANSERDTRTIMKVTTDEERNTTRIDFENPGLSPADFERPSLPNGNVSDYAEKVELDSIVIEDIIGKKWSEEDLSALIKSQGWSEEKFVTNMVKQVESVNLTNGTGIFAFIQHAAIFGHNAPYYKSLLRSFDKDTPLKIQSTGNYANTMSEGNYSNTPVNNYIYPHDWDSNEWEIWKNSMKGTYYNSDADIYLERSLEGVIKGTWILIERPAANGPTYDIYKISSVSEASLVGFGMSAKTTGLKLSKIDGSSLSDNSTDKPPDFKVRKSIIRIQSEQLELAKTPIEDLVEGDIITLDSLYLGLKIGQKIILTGERDDLKGVYASEAKVLKKVFVENGFTVLNFENSLSFSYIRNTVTINANIAEGTHGETVSEVLGSGNTNQPFQSFELKQSPLTYVSATTTSGSQTTLEILVNDILWEETSSFYGQGPNDRIYKTRVDDDGKTTVIFGDGITGSLLPTGQQNIKAKYRKGIGLKGLVKADQLTQLMTKPLGVKGVTNPIPSTGASDRERLDNVRLNAPLTVLTLDRIVSLKDYEDFARSFEGIDKALATWSWNGLRRTVFITVAGPNGVEVEKAICNSLLDTIHKYGDPFVPIIIKSYQKIFFRIEAKIEVLPEYLDEEVMEKVLEQVKQALFDNFSFDKRQFAQPVYFSEVLDVMHAVKGVKAIDLDKLYRIDDPDKILKQGLEASMPGIENDNFIAAELLMLETKPNEIEVIQ; encoded by the coding sequence ATGAAAACTGAAAACAACAAAAGCTTTCGCGATCTTAACGACTGTGGTTGCTGCGAAGGAATAGCAAAAAAAACGCCGACTAAAGTTTACAACAGGCCAGGTTTATCAGCCATTGCCTACCGTGTTGGCGTTCATAGTTATTTTAAACAAACTATGCTGGCAAACTTGTCCGGCTCAAGTAAACCGGCTTTAAGTAATTTAACTACACGTGATAATGATGACTTCTCTATCGCGCTTCTGGATGGCTGGGCTACTGTTTTAGATGTGCTGACCTTTTACCAGGAGCGCCTGGCAAATGAGAGCTATCTGAATACAGTGACAGAAAGACTTTCTGCCCTTGAATTAGCTCGTTTGATTGGATATGAACTAAGTCCCGGAGTTGCTGGCAATACTTGTTTTGCGTTTACAGTTGAAGATGCACCCGGCTCATTTGGCGAGGCGCTGATTCCTGATAAAAACCAACTGAGTATGCCCTCGCCTCCACCAATAAAGATTGAGGCAGGAGTTAAAGTACAGAGTGTTCCGGGACCTGATGAGATAGCCCAAATATATGAAACTATTGAAGAAATTAACGCACGACCAGAGTGGAGCTCTATCAAACCCCGCCTGACACAACCACAGAATATTTCTATTGGTATGGGCAGTGTCATCCTTACAGGTATAGCAACCAATTTGAAAAATGGAGATAAGTTGTTGATTATTGCAAATTCAGAAAGAGATACTAGGACTATCATGAAGGTTACGACAGATGAAGAAAGAAACACAACACGGATAGATTTTGAAAACCCGGGGCTATCTCCAGCTGATTTCGAAAGGCCTTCACTGCCAAATGGCAATGTCAGTGATTACGCCGAAAAGGTTGAACTAGATTCTATTGTTATAGAAGACATAATCGGGAAAAAATGGAGTGAGGAAGATTTGTCCGCTCTAATCAAGAGCCAGGGTTGGTCAGAAGAAAAATTTGTGACTAATATGGTCAAACAGGTAGAATCTGTAAATTTAACTAACGGCACCGGAATTTTTGCATTCATTCAGCATGCCGCTATATTTGGCCACAACGCACCTTATTACAAAAGTCTTTTAAGGTCATTTGATAAAGATACCCCTCTTAAAATCCAGAGTACTGGCAACTATGCCAATACTATGTCTGAAGGCAATTATTCTAACACACCAGTAAATAATTATATTTATCCACACGATTGGGACTCGAATGAGTGGGAAATATGGAAAAATTCAATGAAAGGTACTTATTATAATAGTGATGCCGATATTTATTTGGAAAGAAGCCTGGAAGGTGTTATTAAGGGAACCTGGATTTTGATAGAAAGGCCTGCAGCTAATGGACCAACATATGACATTTACAAAATCAGCTCGGTCAGCGAAGCTTCGCTAGTCGGGTTCGGCATGAGCGCAAAGACTACGGGATTAAAATTGTCTAAAATTGATGGAAGCTCTCTCTCTGACAATTCAACTGACAAGCCACCGGACTTTAAGGTGCGCAAAAGCATCATTCGTATCCAGAGCGAACAGCTTGAGCTGGCTAAAACTCCTATTGAAGATTTGGTTGAGGGTGACATAATTACTCTTGATAGTTTGTATCTCGGATTGAAGATTGGACAAAAAATTATCCTTACAGGAGAACGTGACGATCTTAAAGGTGTTTATGCAAGTGAAGCAAAGGTGTTAAAAAAAGTGTTTGTTGAAAATGGTTTTACAGTTTTGAACTTTGAAAATTCACTGTCTTTTTCATATATACGCAATACTGTTACTATTAACGCGAATATTGCAGAAGGTACTCATGGGGAAACTGTGTCAGAGGTCCTGGGTAGTGGTAACACAAATCAACCCTTTCAGAGCTTTGAGCTGAAACAGTCTCCTCTGACTTATGTCAGCGCGACTACAACAAGTGGATCACAAACAACTCTTGAGATTTTAGTTAACGATATCTTATGGGAAGAGACATCTTCTTTTTACGGACAAGGGCCAAATGACAGAATATATAAAACACGAGTTGATGATGATGGTAAAACTACTGTGATATTCGGCGATGGAATCACCGGCTCGCTGCTACCTACTGGCCAGCAAAATATTAAGGCAAAGTACCGCAAAGGCATTGGACTGAAAGGATTGGTTAAAGCTGATCAACTTACACAGCTTATGACAAAACCCCTTGGAGTTAAAGGAGTCACGAATCCTATTCCTTCAACCGGTGCGAGTGATAGGGAACGTCTCGACAACGTCAGGCTCAACGCTCCTTTGACAGTGTTGACATTAGATAGAATTGTGTCATTGAAAGATTATGAGGATTTTGCTCGCTCATTTGAGGGAATAGACAAGGCGCTTGCCACATGGAGTTGGAATGGTCTGAGGCGAACAGTCTTTATTACTGTAGCCGGACCTAATGGGGTTGAAGTGGAAAAAGCTATTTGTAATTCTCTGTTAGACACAATACATAAATATGGAGATCCATTTGTTCCTATTATCATTAAGTCCTACCAAAAAATCTTTTTCAGAATAGAAGCAAAGATAGAGGTCTTGCCTGAATATTTAGATGAGGAAGTTATGGAGAAAGTTTTGGAACAAGTAAAACAAGCTCTGTTTGATAATTTTTCGTTTGATAAGAGACAATTTGCTCAGCCTGTTTACTTTAGCGAAGTGCTTGATGTTATGCATGCTGTCAAAGGAGTCAAGGCGATAGACTTAGACAAATTATATAGGATTGATGATCCGGACAAAATATTGAAACAAGGTCTAGAGGCTTCTATGCCTGGAATAGAAAATGACAATTTTATAGCCGCTGAGTTACTTATGCTTGAAACAAAACCAAATGAAATAGAGGTGATACAATGA
- a CDS encoding putative baseplate assembly protein, translating into MNFFCCDERRRNLVKDHAFLNGIDYIEVKDNLDDPNDQRQRMLIVHFLKDLVPGQLTKENVVIEGGERVRNIKVVRVYPDGIGPPPVTSPPDNDSKLLIVEVSTPGDFSKYTLSLVKTYIEVTGSPPLTSPPENVKGSEHKNPPEDFDPILSAVDFSFKVACPSDFDCKTKHVCPPDPLSLPEINYLAKDYASFRQLILDRLATIMPQWKERNPADLGVTLVELLSYVADHLSYQQDAVATEAYLRTARKRISIRRHARLVDYFIDEGKNARVLIQLNVKDGIAGLQLIKDETKFLTKTKISSHTIKFNSKQYQEALLDRPVIFELMHDTTLYSKHNEMQFYTWGDQECCLPKGATQATLLNKNNNLKIGDILVFMEKHGPETGKLEDADHAKRHAVRLVEINYKEDPVGQAYFGSPPASSLPESSSIPVTEICWHNDDALPFPLCVSAKTDSGYHDNISVALGNIVLADHGLTIEDETIGVVPEPNPALTKVGPAEGGICDKKQADPTPQRFRPKLQGIPLTHTVFYDPAKPPASVKETLELHGKSSFPSIEVFNDPFDVENDKWLPMGDLINSSQDDKVFVAEIESDGTAIIRFGDARHGKRPDSGTKFKAVYRIGNGAYGNVGAETIAHIVSSDPSIVTDLKNPVISKAWNPMSAKGGKGPETIEQVRQNAPYAFRKQERAVTAEDYENISKRCDSDIQRAKATFRWTGSWHTVFLTADRLGGYEVDERFENELRNCLERYRMTGHDVQVDTPNFVSLDVEMIVCVKPGYQASDLKVALMQTLSNRTLLDGRKGVFHPDNFTFGQTVYLSPIYAAVQAVQGVSSAKITKFQRQGTESNEWRDAGKIEMERLEIARLDNDPNYPERGVLKIDIRGGR; encoded by the coding sequence ATGAATTTCTTCTGCTGTGATGAACGTAGGCGTAATCTTGTAAAGGATCATGCCTTTCTAAATGGTATAGATTATATTGAAGTAAAGGATAATCTAGATGATCCGAATGATCAACGTCAACGTATGCTGATTGTCCACTTTCTAAAAGACCTGGTCCCAGGGCAGTTGACAAAAGAAAATGTAGTGATCGAAGGTGGAGAGCGAGTTCGCAACATAAAGGTTGTTCGTGTCTATCCAGATGGGATCGGACCACCACCTGTAACTTCTCCCCCAGATAATGATTCAAAGCTTCTTATTGTTGAGGTATCAACTCCTGGTGACTTTTCAAAATATACCTTAAGTCTGGTTAAAACATACATTGAGGTAACCGGTTCACCGCCATTGACATCGCCACCAGAAAATGTAAAAGGCTCAGAGCATAAAAATCCTCCAGAAGATTTTGATCCTATCCTATCAGCAGTTGATTTTTCTTTCAAGGTAGCTTGTCCCAGTGATTTTGATTGCAAAACAAAACATGTATGTCCTCCAGATCCGTTATCACTGCCGGAGATCAATTACCTTGCAAAGGATTATGCAAGCTTTCGCCAGTTAATTCTTGACCGTCTTGCAACAATTATGCCCCAATGGAAGGAGCGAAACCCTGCGGACCTTGGCGTAACGTTAGTCGAATTGCTTTCATATGTCGCCGACCATCTAAGCTACCAACAAGACGCGGTCGCAACTGAGGCATATCTAAGGACAGCCAGAAAACGCATTTCAATTAGACGTCACGCGAGATTGGTTGATTACTTTATTGATGAAGGCAAAAACGCGCGTGTCTTGATTCAATTAAATGTTAAAGATGGCATCGCCGGTTTGCAATTAATAAAAGATGAAACTAAATTTCTAACTAAAACAAAAATCTCAAGTCATACTATTAAATTTAATTCAAAGCAGTATCAAGAGGCTCTTTTAGACAGGCCAGTGATATTCGAACTAATGCATGACACCACATTATACAGTAAACATAATGAAATGCAGTTTTATACCTGGGGTGATCAGGAGTGCTGCCTGCCTAAAGGGGCCACACAGGCTACTTTGCTCAATAAAAATAATAACCTGAAGATAGGCGATATTTTGGTATTTATGGAGAAACACGGACCGGAAACAGGAAAACTGGAAGACGCGGACCACGCAAAACGTCATGCTGTTCGTCTGGTTGAAATAAACTATAAGGAAGATCCTGTCGGACAGGCATATTTTGGATCACCACCGGCAAGTTCTCTACCAGAAAGCAGCTCTATTCCGGTTACAGAAATCTGTTGGCACAATGATGATGCCCTGCCATTTCCACTCTGCGTTTCAGCTAAAACAGATTCAGGTTATCATGATAATATAAGCGTGGCGTTGGGGAATATTGTCCTTGCCGATCATGGCCTGACGATAGAGGATGAAACCATTGGCGTTGTTCCAGAACCAAATCCAGCGCTTACAAAGGTAGGACCTGCAGAAGGAGGAATTTGTGATAAAAAGCAAGCTGATCCAACACCTCAGAGGTTTAGGCCAAAACTGCAGGGTATTCCGTTAACACATACAGTGTTTTATGATCCTGCAAAACCGCCGGCATCAGTAAAAGAAACCTTGGAGTTGCATGGCAAAAGTTCATTTCCTTCGATAGAAGTCTTTAATGATCCATTTGACGTAGAGAATGATAAATGGCTGCCAATGGGGGATTTGATAAACAGTAGTCAGGATGACAAAGTGTTTGTCGCTGAGATTGAATCAGATGGAACAGCAATTATTAGATTTGGAGATGCGAGACACGGTAAACGACCTGATTCCGGAACTAAGTTTAAAGCAGTGTATCGAATCGGAAATGGCGCTTATGGAAATGTTGGCGCAGAAACAATCGCTCATATTGTCAGTAGCGACCCTTCTATTGTTACAGACCTTAAAAATCCTGTAATTTCAAAAGCATGGAACCCAATGTCTGCTAAAGGTGGAAAAGGGCCTGAAACCATAGAACAGGTGAGACAAAACGCTCCGTATGCGTTCCGCAAACAAGAGCGAGCTGTTACCGCTGAGGATTATGAAAATATTTCAAAACGGTGTGATTCAGATATTCAACGCGCGAAAGCAACTTTTAGATGGACGGGAAGCTGGCACACTGTTTTTTTAACCGCAGACCGCCTTGGCGGTTATGAGGTAGATGAGAGATTTGAAAATGAGTTACGCAATTGTCTTGAAAGATACAGGATGACAGGACATGATGTTCAAGTTGATACACCCAATTTTGTATCGTTGGATGTTGAGATGATCGTATGTGTGAAACCTGGTTACCAGGCAAGTGATCTAAAAGTGGCTTTAATGCAAACATTAAGCAATCGAACACTTCTTGACGGAAGAAAGGGAGTGTTTCATCCTGACAATTTTACGTTTGGGCAAACGGTCTATCTAAGCCCAATTTATGCAGCGGTTCAGGCGGTACAGGGTGTTTCATCTGCAAAGATTACCAAATTTCAACGTCAGGGCACAGAGAGCAATGAGTGGCGTGATGCTGGTAAGATCGAGATGGAGAGACTGGAGATTGCTCGTCTTGATAATGATCCAAACTATCCTGAAAGAGGTGTCTTGAAAATTGACATAAGGGGAGGGCGATGA
- a CDS encoding GPW/gp25 family protein — MNIDFAYKFNKQKRTADTDINDHIRDMIMQVLFTAPGERVNRPSFGCGLNQLVFQPNSEQLAATTQMLVQGSLQQWLGDLIQVNQVEVRSKDSEFHVTVSYTVLFTQEQHVAQFTQGGSA; from the coding sequence TTGAACATAGACTTTGCTTATAAATTCAATAAACAGAAACGTACTGCGGATACTGATATTAATGATCATATTCGTGATATGATTATGCAGGTTCTGTTTACTGCGCCTGGTGAGCGTGTCAATCGTCCAAGCTTTGGCTGCGGCCTAAACCAATTGGTATTTCAACCAAATAGTGAACAACTGGCGGCAACAACACAGATGCTTGTTCAGGGGTCTTTGCAGCAGTGGCTTGGAGATCTTATACAGGTAAATCAGGTAGAGGTGAGAAGTAAGGATTCAGAATTTCATGTAACAGTATCGTATACTGTACTTTTTACACAAGAACAGCATGTTGCGCAATTTACCCAGGGAGGATCGGCTTAA
- a CDS encoding PAAR-like protein, translating to MPGFLLHVGATVTCSHAGQAQPTAPNPRVLVSGQPIVTQPAPYAVAGCPFNISGSPSPCITAQWVSGATRILSNGAPVLLLDSQAICTPNGTPLIISATQARVTGI from the coding sequence ATGCCAGGATTTTTATTACATGTGGGTGCAACAGTAACATGCTCGCACGCTGGCCAGGCACAGCCAACTGCCCCCAACCCGCGGGTGCTGGTTAGTGGTCAGCCAATAGTAACACAACCCGCACCATATGCAGTTGCAGGTTGTCCGTTTAATATATCTGGCAGTCCTAGTCCCTGTATTACAGCACAATGGGTAAGTGGCGCTACGCGTATCTTATCAAATGGTGCGCCGGTCTTGTTGCTTGACAGTCAGGCGATCTGTACACCAAATGGCACGCCATTAATTATATCAGCGACTCAGGCTCGAGTAACGGGGATATGA
- a CDS encoding phage baseplate assembly protein V — MSTQNQDTEARYYGKYRGTVFNNIDPEQRGRIMAMVPDVLGITPSSWALPCVPMAGKQQGVFMVPQVGAGVWIEFEQGDPDYPIWTGGFWGTAGEVPALALAPPPATPLGQNIAVQTTMQNTLLLSDAVPSPATGGIILKSPMGATIVVNDSGIYIQNGKGASIDMVGPTVTINKGALVIT; from the coding sequence ATGAGTACTCAGAATCAAGATACTGAAGCACGTTATTATGGGAAATACAGGGGTACGGTCTTCAACAATATCGATCCTGAACAACGCGGTCGGATTATGGCTATGGTGCCCGACGTTTTGGGTATTACGCCTTCAAGTTGGGCTCTTCCCTGTGTGCCTATGGCGGGTAAACAACAAGGTGTGTTTATGGTACCACAGGTCGGTGCTGGTGTTTGGATTGAGTTTGAGCAGGGTGATCCTGATTACCCAATCTGGACAGGTGGATTTTGGGGCACTGCAGGTGAAGTGCCAGCCTTGGCGCTGGCCCCACCACCAGCCACGCCACTTGGTCAGAACATAGCGGTGCAAACGACTATGCAGAATACCTTACTTCTCAGCGACGCGGTTCCTTCTCCAGCAACTGGTGGTATTATACTCAAAAGTCCTATGGGAGCTACGATTGTTGTTAACGACAGCGGTATTTATATACAAAATGGCAAAGGGGCCTCAATTGATATGGTAGGGCCTACAGTAACAATTAATAAAGGGGCTTTAGTAATTACGTAA
- a CDS encoding DUF4157 domain-containing protein — protein sequence MSNQTFAKPKTKNSTTSSSLFGKKTDRSFTIESANEIHDVPNTRFGHNFGNVRMEGGHSSTPFTLPGIQTKLKIGKPGDKYEQEADRVADQVMRMQDNTAISSQRSAVRKGGELIQTKPLSQEVQRKCKECEEEEEEIQRKPLVSKITPLIQRQTEEEEEEEEDKELLQTKPISNQIAPLIQRQAEEEEDEESGQIQTKPISEGITSLIQHQEVEEPDEEGEGPEIMTKSSVHSQAASSNLQSQLNVSKGSGSPLTEDIRTSMETFFGVDFSGVRVHTNSNAVQMNQGLNAKALTYGSNIYFNLGEYSPRSSTGKKLLAHELTHVIQQNKLSHAKVSHNEESIQMFAPYWEPKDFNGNKNHSLLLPLISKELKIFSEAPVPNASKTNIGHGKKGSADMYDASTTVGVYFLKHGVPKKLKAQRGKRVLKDEGHFNHDNNAAPQVDSLQNLTKIPDAPKSIVVGDLKPSHGTIEALEGTEQLENYIGGFELAAKDVNDISTTDKWKLIKPTKLSTAVPSGMSEPNSPVESQPIVLKIKGKTIRPNVISTGRVYVNKDPGNPGIWNYTWKPDKEFTDPLPESVKDLGDEVEEKVRKPVFISPLDNHQLSGKFKSQYPFTGNKIQRIKKRTPDKKLPNKDWFDFSKWRKGPYRKYKDKFKSAQKTTEFKTAEQQELALQDQKARVKSGFKSKFSKSQELFVKKFNQLKFWTSKKALIFGRFRDVFGTLFVNIAKVYNRVKSRFQNRLNQVKKPEGGGIAGAAITSAFRLIKIAGTVIINETISRLKESFTKGLTKKLKSLIPAGGFGELQKKADELNMQINSIKQKATQKIDRIVKDIIEPYQEIIDKIKTAANTLGKIKKIINLVKWGARAIACTTSPPVVGCIITPAIEYLASKVVQSCWFMKKIAPHIQGIPILGTLSLELAKIIKEKIQGFLPKPVKDVFAKIDEKVEFEKSDIKCPKGGDGGQLTPQQQALLDLQERIGEDKFKALVEMIKKLGLPENAPMPLDKIEEMGDLLEESDVDASDIKKFTNQNAEQQEKAKKELVKLKAVLDAINENATKPRSGSTSQQKSTQSSGQSSTTSTKNDLVQRLKNGEFDERFKKLIKARRLKRNGFFINDLDKLKKGDVVNGRKVLGLGNKKSQKRVGLVYFEVQKLVRQRKKIKDQLTIKFTRDLKLYDENGNEFIIAKANSTMKITLEFKIKAQSIN from the coding sequence TTGAGCAATCAAACATTTGCTAAACCAAAAACCAAGAATTCAACAACGTCTTCATCTTTATTCGGTAAAAAGACAGATCGGTCTTTTACCATAGAATCCGCAAATGAGATTCATGATGTACCGAACACACGATTCGGACATAACTTTGGTAATGTTCGGATGGAGGGTGGCCATTCTTCAACACCATTTACTCTCCCCGGAATACAAACAAAACTAAAAATTGGTAAACCCGGCGATAAATATGAGCAGGAGGCAGATCGGGTTGCGGATCAAGTGATGAGGATGCAAGACAATACAGCTATCAGTAGTCAGCGGTCAGCGGTCAGGAAAGGAGGAGAATTGATTCAAACAAAGCCGTTATCCCAGGAAGTACAACGAAAATGTAAGGAATGCGAGGAGGAAGAAGAAGAAATCCAGCGAAAGCCGCTTGTTTCGAAAATTACCCCGCTTATTCAACGTCAAACCGAAGAAGAAGAGGAGGAAGAGGAGGATAAAGAATTGCTACAAACCAAACCGATCTCTAACCAGATTGCGCCCTTAATTCAGAGACAAGCTGAAGAAGAGGAAGATGAGGAAAGCGGACAGATTCAAACAAAACCAATCTCAGAAGGAATTACGTCTCTGATTCAACACCAGGAAGTTGAAGAACCGGACGAAGAAGGGGAAGGGCCTGAGATCATGACCAAATCTAGTGTACATTCTCAAGCTGCATCGTCCAACTTACAAAGCCAACTCAATGTCTCCAAAGGTTCTGGTTCACCTTTAACGGAAGATATTCGAACTTCCATGGAAACGTTTTTTGGCGTAGACTTTAGTGGTGTCCGTGTTCATACAAATAGTAATGCGGTTCAAATGAATCAGGGATTAAATGCAAAAGCCTTAACCTATGGTTCGAATATTTATTTTAATCTAGGGGAGTATAGTCCAAGATCTTCTACCGGGAAGAAGTTGCTGGCGCATGAGCTGACGCATGTGATTCAACAAAATAAATTATCCCATGCCAAGGTGTCTCACAATGAAGAAAGCATACAAATGTTTGCACCCTATTGGGAACCTAAGGATTTTAACGGTAATAAAAACCATAGCCTTCTCTTGCCATTGATCTCAAAGGAATTGAAAATATTCAGTGAAGCACCGGTTCCAAACGCGAGTAAAACTAATATTGGGCATGGTAAAAAAGGATCAGCAGATATGTACGACGCTAGCACTACCGTGGGTGTTTACTTCCTAAAACATGGTGTCCCCAAAAAACTTAAGGCCCAACGTGGTAAAAGAGTGTTAAAAGACGAAGGTCATTTTAATCATGATAACAATGCGGCACCTCAAGTCGATTCCCTGCAAAACCTGACTAAGATCCCAGATGCTCCTAAATCTATCGTGGTTGGGGATCTGAAGCCAAGTCATGGCACAATTGAAGCCTTGGAAGGTACCGAACAACTTGAAAATTATATAGGTGGATTCGAACTAGCGGCAAAAGACGTTAATGATATTTCAACTACCGATAAATGGAAACTGATAAAACCAACAAAACTTTCTACCGCTGTTCCCTCTGGTATGAGTGAGCCGAACAGCCCAGTTGAATCCCAGCCAATAGTCCTTAAGATAAAAGGCAAAACAATTAGACCAAATGTCATATCAACAGGTAGGGTTTACGTCAATAAAGATCCAGGCAATCCGGGTATCTGGAACTATACCTGGAAACCCGATAAAGAGTTTACCGATCCTTTGCCTGAAAGTGTAAAAGACTTGGGTGATGAGGTAGAAGAAAAAGTAAGGAAGCCGGTTTTTATATCACCGTTAGATAATCATCAGTTATCCGGAAAATTTAAAAGCCAATACCCCTTTACCGGCAATAAGATCCAACGTATAAAAAAAAGAACCCCAGACAAGAAATTGCCCAACAAAGATTGGTTCGATTTTTCCAAATGGCGGAAAGGTCCATATAGAAAATATAAGGACAAGTTCAAGAGTGCTCAAAAAACAACTGAATTCAAAACTGCAGAACAGCAAGAACTGGCTCTGCAAGATCAAAAGGCCCGGGTAAAGTCAGGTTTTAAATCTAAGTTCTCAAAGAGCCAGGAATTATTCGTCAAGAAGTTCAACCAGCTCAAGTTCTGGACAAGCAAAAAAGCTCTTATCTTTGGAAGGTTTAGAGACGTCTTCGGTACCCTTTTTGTTAATATAGCCAAAGTCTACAATCGGGTCAAAAGCCGGTTTCAGAACAGGCTAAACCAGGTCAAAAAACCAGAGGGAGGAGGAATTGCAGGGGCTGCCATAACGTCAGCGTTCAGGCTCATTAAGATTGCCGGCACGGTCATTATAAATGAAACAATAAGTCGGCTTAAAGAATCCTTTACAAAGGGACTTACCAAAAAATTGAAATCCCTGATCCCGGCTGGAGGTTTCGGAGAACTACAGAAAAAGGCGGATGAGCTAAATATGCAGATCAACTCAATCAAACAGAAAGCCACCCAAAAGATCGATAGAATAGTAAAAGATATCATCGAACCCTATCAGGAGATCATCGATAAAATAAAGACTGCTGCCAACACTTTAGGAAAGATCAAGAAGATCATCAACCTGGTAAAATGGGGAGCTCGGGCCATTGCCTGTACCACGTCGCCTCCTGTGGTCGGATGCATTATCACACCTGCTATTGAATATCTAGCCAGCAAAGTAGTGCAATCCTGCTGGTTCATGAAGAAAATCGCACCACACATCCAAGGGATACCCATTTTGGGTACACTATCTTTAGAATTGGCTAAAATAATTAAAGAAAAGATACAAGGATTCCTTCCCAAACCGGTTAAAGATGTCTTTGCCAAGATCGATGAAAAGGTCGAATTTGAAAAAAGTGATATCAAGTGCCCAAAAGGGGGTGATGGAGGTCAGCTGACTCCTCAACAACAAGCCTTACTGGATCTACAGGAAAGAATAGGTGAAGATAAATTCAAGGCACTGGTTGAAATGATAAAAAAACTCGGCTTACCGGAAAATGCTCCTATGCCCTTAGATAAAATCGAAGAAATGGGAGATCTTCTAGAAGAAAGTGATGTTGATGCTTCAGATATTAAGAAATTCACTAACCAAAATGCCGAACAACAGGAGAAGGCCAAAAAAGAACTGGTTAAACTAAAAGCAGTATTGGATGCAATTAATGAAAATGCCACCAAGCCGCGTTCGGGAAGTACCAGCCAACAAAAAAGTACTCAATCGTCAGGCCAAAGTTCTACAACTTCAACAAAAAATGATCTTGTCCAAAGATTAAAAAACGGCGAGTTTGATGAGAGGTTTAAAAAACTAATTAAAGCTAGGCGGTTAAAGAGAAATGGATTTTTCATTAATGATCTGGATAAACTTAAAAAGGGAGATGTAGTGAACGGACGAAAGGTTTTGGGGCTTGGGAATAAAAAAAGCCAAAAAAGAGTTGGCTTGGTTTATTTTGAAGTTCAAAAATTAGTCCGTCAAAGAAAAAAAATCAAAGATCAGTTGACAATTAAATTTACTAGAGATCTAAAACTGTATGACGAAAATGGAAATGAATTCATTATTGCAAAAGCAAATTCGACTATGAAAATAACGTTGGAATTCAAAATAAAAGCCCAAAGCATTAATTAG